The genomic DNA CGGCCGCACGCTCTGGACCAGGCCGGCAAGATGCTCCTGCACCTCGAGCGCATCGATGGCCTGCATCGCATGGGCCTGCAGGCATCGGCGCAGCAGCAGCTGGCCGCCCAGCGGCAGGTACACCCGGCCCGCCGGCGCCAGGTCTTCGGCCAGCGTGACCACCACGCTGCGCTGGCCCGCCATCGGGTGCTTCAACTGGTAGGGCCCATCGGGCGACAGCCACAGCGCGGCCGCGGGATCGCAGACGAAGGCGTCCGCGCCCAGCCGGCATTCGAAGCGCTGGCTCAGCGGCAGCAGCAGGCGGGGCCCCTGCACGCGATAGGGTGGGCTCCAGCCGGGCTCGGCCGTCTCCAGCGTGACCAGCTGGCAGCTGGCGGAGCCGCTTTCGAAGAGCACGCTGCGAAGGTAGGTCATGGGTGTGAAAGGCAGCAGTACCGCCCGCCCGGATTCTGCCAGCCGGGTCGCCGCCCTGGTGTTTACCCCGAAAACGCTGAAGGCCGATTGACAGCCTCACTGCCTACGATCGAGGCAGATTCACCAGGAGACACCATGAAGCCCCAGACCTTCTCGTTCAACCGCCTGACCCGCCGCGCCAGCCTGCTGGCGGCGGCCTCCGTTCTTGCCGCGTGCGGCAGCTTCGGCAGCGCACCACCCGCGGCCGGCGACATCCACGTGATGACCTCGGGCGGCTTCACCGCCGCGTACAACGAACTGCGCCCCGGCTTCGAGCGCAGCAGCGGCCGCACGGTCAAGACCGCGTATGGCGCTTCCATGGGCAATGCCGAAGATTCCATTCCGAGCCGGCTCTCGCGCAACGAACCGGCCGACGTGGTGATCCTCGCGCGGCCCGCACTCGATTCGCTGGTGGCGCAAGGC from Variovorax sp. V93 includes the following:
- a CDS encoding helix-turn-helix transcriptional regulator; this encodes MTYLRSVLFESGSASCQLVTLETAEPGWSPPYRVQGPRLLLPLSQRFECRLGADAFVCDPAAALWLSPDGPYQLKHPMAGQRSVVVTLAEDLAPAGRVYLPLGGQLLLRRCLQAHAMQAIDALEVQEHLAGLVQSVRPADRPAPPKIHRAVERARDHIAAAPERSDTLDEIAKAVHCSAFHLARRFRMHTGTSLHGLRNQLRMTLALDRLREGERSLSALAADLGFASHAHFTVAFRRAFGMAPSQMRTNLEARRLH